GCCCTGCTGGATGACCTGTCGACATCCCTGCATGTCTTTGCCGAGGCACTCCGGCAGATCGGTCTCTGGCACAGGACCACAATTGTCACCTACTCCGAATTTGGCCGCAGGGCGCGCGAGAACGGGTCTGCGGGAACCGATCACGGCACAGCGGCGCCGGTAATCGTACTGGGAGGTTCCGTTGCGGGGGGGCTTGGTGGCCGGCGCCCGTCGCTTGACAGCCTCGTGGACGACGATCTGGTGTTTACCACTGACTATCGTGAGGTCTACCACGCTCTCTTGCGGGATTTATGGGGTCTCGAAGCTGGCGCCTATGACGGTTTCGAACAGCAACACCTGCGCATTCTCAAGAGCTAGATGTTCCTGCAGCCTGACTGCTTGCGGCTCTCCTCAAAAACAGGCCAAATGGAAGCCTTCCTCCGAACATGGAGGCCAGACTGGGATCAAACATGCGAATTTTATGCTTCTTGCTGGTCATTCTCTCCGCTCTGCCCGCACGGGCCGAGATCGCTTGCCAGAATGTGGCCCTGGCGGCCTATACGCGTCTCGGCTTCGAGCTGAAGGAAATCGAGGAGTTGCTGGAAGCTGACCTGCTCGGCATTGAGCTGATGAAACACACGGAGGAAGACTGTCGTTTCGCGTTCGAAGTGGAATTCATCGACAAGAAGGGACGGGTGGATGTGGCCCTCTTCGAGGCACAAACCCTCGATCCGGTATTCTTTGGCTTTGACTACTGGAAACCGGTCGATGCTGATGCGCTGTTTGATGAGGCTTCGAAGCGGCTGGAACAGGTGGATCGCGAAAACGCAGGAGATGACGAGCCTGAAAACCGTGAGGCTGAGGACTGATGCATGCGCGTGCTGATCGTCGAGGATGACCGGGACCTGCTTGATGTGCTCCAGCCTTCGCTCGAAGCGGCCGGATTTCTGGTTGATGTTGCCCTGGACGGCGAGGAGGGAGAGCATCTGGGCGAAGCGGGCGAACATGACGTCATCATACTGGACCTCGGGCTGCCCATGCTGGATGGTCTGTCCGTTCTGAAACGATGGCGGACCGCCGGATTGCAGACACCGGTGCTGGTGCTCACGGCTCGCGGAACCTGGCGAGACAAGGTTGACGGGTTGAGGGGCGGCGCGGACGATTACCTGACCAAGCCCTTTGAGACTGAGGAACTTATGGCGCGTCTCGAGGCACTGATCCGGCGCTCCCACGGACATGGCAGTTCCCAATTGACCCTGCACGACCTCGAACTGGATCTGTCACTCAAGACAGTGCGCAAGGCCGGGCAGCCGGTAAACCTCACCAGGAACGAATACCGCGCATTCGCCTACCTTGCGCTGAACAGGGGCAAGGTCGTTTCCAAGACCGAACTGACCCAGCATCTTTACGATCAGGATTTCGACCGCGATTCCAATGTGATCGAGGCGACAATGGCGCGACTGCGCAAGAAGATCGGGATGGATGTCGTGCGCACGAAGCGCGGGCACGGCTACTATGTTTCCTAGGCATCTGTCGATCAGTGCGAGGCTCATTCTGGGGGCTACATTCTGGTGCGTCCTGGCCGTCCTGGTGACTGGCGTTGTGCTGGTGCAGCTCTTTGCCCGCCATATTGAGCACGAATTCGACAGTTCGCTTGAGAACGATCTGGTGCATCTGGTTGCCAACACTGCGTTGCAGGATGGCCGAATTGCAGTGTTGCGGGGTGCTTTTCAAAGCCGGTACGAACAGCCCTTCTCCGGTTGGGCCTGGCAGGTAAGGGACGGTCAGGTCGTGCTTGCCCAGTCCGGTTCACTCGGACCGGCGGTCGCCGGTTTCGCCGAAGTGCTGACGCCTCCGATTGGCGAAGTCGGCCAGTTCTCCGCCCCCGGGAACATTCCGTCTCGCGGCCTGTCGCGGGAGGTGCGTTTGAAGGGCACGTCCAGGCCGCTTCTGTTTGCGATCGCCCGCCCTGCGGATACGCTGGTGAATGCGCTCAGGGACTTCCGACAGGTGGTTGCCCTTGTTCTTTCTGTGCTGGCGCTCGGCCTGATCGCAACGGTTTTTCTGTTGATGCGGATCGGCCTCAGTCCCCTTGGGGACCTGCGCTCAAAAGTCCAGGCCATGCGCACCGGTCAAAAAGCGCCGGATACGCCCGTCTGGCCGGCCGAACTGGCTCCCGTTGCCTCCGAACTGGATGATCTGGAGTCTGATATAGACCGGTTGGTAAGCCGAGCGAGAACTTCGGCAGCTGACCTCGCGCATGCAGTCAAGACACCGCTGGCAACGCTCAAGCATCTCATGGCCGGTGTTGACACCAGGGACCGGCAGCGATTTGCAAATCAGCTCGCCCGGATCGACGATTACCTGAACCGGTACCTCAGCCAGTCCCGTGCCGCCGGAACGGGTACGCGGCTCGTCTCGGTGAAGACAACGGTAGAAGATATCCTGGCGGCCCTGGCGCCGGAAACCGAGCGGCGCTGCCTGAACATCAAGACAAATGTGCCGGCAACGGCGATGTTTCGCGGCGACGAGGTGGATCTCTACGAGCTGGTCGGCAGCCTCTTGGACAATGCGGTCAAATGGGCCCGGTCAGCCATCACGGTCGAGGCCGGAACCGACGGCTCCAGCCTTCAGCTCCTCATCGAGGATGATGGCCCGGGCATTCCGGAAACGGAGCGGGGGGCCGTCTTTGTACGCGGGCGCAGGCTGGACGAAACGGCGCCAGGCCAGGGGCTAGGGCTTTCCATAGTGGCCGACCTTGTGGACCTTTACCGGGGCAAGGTCAGCCTGGAACAGGGCGCATCCGGTGGCTGCCTCGTGCGCCTTGAACTACCCGGAAATGGCTAAAGCCTTTTCCCTCAGCTCCCCCGATAGGTCGAGAAGCTGTAGGGCGAAACCAGCAGCGGCACGTGGTAATGCGCCTCTTCCGACATGCCGAAGCGCAAGGGCACCGTGTCGAGGAACTTCGGCTCCGGCAGGTCGATGCCCGCGGCATCAAAATAGGCGCCGACGTGGAAGACCAGCTCATAGGTGCCGGTCTTGAACTCGTCCTGCGGCAGGATGTGGCTGTCGGTGCGGCCGTCGCCATTTGTGACCAGGCTGCGCAGATAGGTGCGGGTGTCGCCCGAAATTGCATAGAGATCGATCTTGATGCCCTTGCCAGGACAGCCCTGGGCCGTGTCGAGGACGTGGGTCGTCAGAAATCCGGCCATAGGGGCCTCCTTCCAGAAAATTTGTTTGGCACATGATGAGCCCAGCTGCTGGGCCAGGACACCCGTGGTTCTCCGAAAGCACTTTCTAAAAAGACAAGAAAGTCATCGGGATTGTTCTGATTTATAAGAAGACAGCATACCAATCGTTGAATAGGGCATAGTCTTTGCCTGTTTCAAATCATTGGTATCACGAGGAGGTCCCGTCTTGAATCGTTATTCCCGTAACATGCGTGGCTATGGC
This genomic interval from Labrenzia sp. VG12 contains the following:
- a CDS encoding response regulator transcription factor; translation: MRVLIVEDDRDLLDVLQPSLEAAGFLVDVALDGEEGEHLGEAGEHDVIILDLGLPMLDGLSVLKRWRTAGLQTPVLVLTARGTWRDKVDGLRGGADDYLTKPFETEELMARLEALIRRSHGHGSSQLTLHDLELDLSLKTVRKAGQPVNLTRNEYRAFAYLALNRGKVVSKTELTQHLYDQDFDRDSNVIEATMARLRKKIGMDVVRTKRGHGYYVS
- a CDS encoding HAMP domain-containing sensor histidine kinase; protein product: MFPRHLSISARLILGATFWCVLAVLVTGVVLVQLFARHIEHEFDSSLENDLVHLVANTALQDGRIAVLRGAFQSRYEQPFSGWAWQVRDGQVVLAQSGSLGPAVAGFAEVLTPPIGEVGQFSAPGNIPSRGLSREVRLKGTSRPLLFAIARPADTLVNALRDFRQVVALVLSVLALGLIATVFLLMRIGLSPLGDLRSKVQAMRTGQKAPDTPVWPAELAPVASELDDLESDIDRLVSRARTSAADLAHAVKTPLATLKHLMAGVDTRDRQRFANQLARIDDYLNRYLSQSRAAGTGTRLVSVKTTVEDILAALAPETERRCLNIKTNVPATAMFRGDEVDLYELVGSLLDNAVKWARSAITVEAGTDGSSLQLLIEDDGPGIPETERGAVFVRGRRLDETAPGQGLGLSIVADLVDLYRGKVSLEQGASGGCLVRLELPGNG
- the uraH gene encoding hydroxyisourate hydrolase, which produces MAGFLTTHVLDTAQGCPGKGIKIDLYAISGDTRTYLRSLVTNGDGRTDSHILPQDEFKTGTYELVFHVGAYFDAAGIDLPEPKFLDTVPLRFGMSEEAHYHVPLLVSPYSFSTYRGS